In Thiovibrio frasassiensis, one DNA window encodes the following:
- a CDS encoding thioredoxin family protein, translated as MQNQDQPAPRTIRIGAANVGLIGLDQALNKALTEQMEEEAAMEFLFAAIARENYVPTAAEPIYREALRAEYRRRQGLQGTEPGTLTVRVLGSGCVTCNKLSAMLFESLQKFGLAADMESVHDLDEIWRFGVTKTPALIINNTVKCAGRMPSPAEVEEWVREESEKL; from the coding sequence ATGCAGAATCAGGACCAACCCGCGCCCCGCACCATCCGTATCGGCGCGGCCAATGTCGGCTTGATCGGCCTTGATCAGGCCTTAAACAAGGCGCTTACCGAGCAGATGGAGGAAGAGGCGGCAATGGAGTTTCTTTTTGCTGCCATTGCCAGGGAGAATTACGTGCCCACGGCTGCGGAGCCGATCTACCGCGAGGCTTTGCGCGCCGAATACCGACGCCGCCAGGGATTACAGGGCACAGAGCCCGGCACCCTCACCGTCCGGGTGCTGGGTTCCGGCTGCGTAACCTGCAACAAACTCAGCGCCATGCTCTTTGAATCCCTGCAAAAATTCGGTTTGGCCGCCGACATGGAGTCGGTACACGACCTGGACGAAATCTGGCGGTTCGGGGTAACCAAAACACCGGCCCTGATCATCAACAACACGGTAAAATGCGCGGGGCGGATGCCATCTCCGGCCGAGGTCGAGGAGTGGGTACGGGAAGAAAGTGAAAAATTATGA
- a CDS encoding UvrD-helicase domain-containing protein: protein MRYIADLHIHSPFSRATSKAGNLQGLAAWARVKGIHLLGTGDFTHPGWFSQLKEQLEPAEPGFFKLKNEAIPPALVQATPEALPSRFLLTAEISSIYKRHGAVRKVHNLLYVPDFASAERINSVLAGIGNIESDGRPILGLDSRDLLEILLEKAPEGFLVPAHIWTPWFSLFGSRSGFNTIEECYGDLSPHVFALETGLSSDPDMNRLIPALDRFALISNSDCHSPGKLGREANIFNTGFSFSDLREALKNPLTGGFAATIEFYPEEGKYHCDGHRNCQVCLEPVETRKIGAICPVCGKPLTVGVLHRVMELAERTEPYYPPGSPAVHSLIPLPEVLGEILGAGPATKGVMALYSRVIARFGSEFNLLLNTPGEEINLMSPVLGEAVARIRTGKVIRTPGYDGEFGVIRVFAKGEREELAGQINLFTGKKAKHPAAKKERTPLPPTEKPSSARETPLLPRKPNPEQLAAITNRAANILVAAGPGTGKTFTLVARIEHLLTKEHARPEEMVAITFTNRAASEMRARLERDLGEGARPIFVGTFHAYCLSLLRKETPDLVVVGEEERDFYLRKSFPDFSRAEHHILKKQLAGYVDQMNRGILPADAELPDLLARYLPSWIPNKAIDLDLVIPCCVERFRNDPDFAAEVTGRVTHLFVDEFQDLNHPQYQLVLLLGKQARVFAIGDPNQAIYGFRGSDLTLFQRFRERAGVTTLPLIRNYRSAPAIIDGAAALIRRNQQSGDTQLLAESTSPSRIEWHQAPTAQAEAEFIAHRIEEGLGGTSNLSRHTARSANQAQARSFADFAVLYRLSQMAEPIAEALHHKGIPFQLVGGTPFFLKPGLKAATHFLLASAPDATLNEHLQLLADLPGIGEATLSLLEQKLPLRCHDFPGAAATLPLPANTARIIRETGGTLTNFRKAAQQGITDSLSEALPRMGFGNPQDLEVKRLLQLANAFGNDLQAFCDHLRQNAQATIYDERAEGVALMSMHAAKGLEFPVVFLAGLEEDILPCTIANRHSDVEEERRLLYVAMTRAQESLILSGALNRTIFNRTSSHRPSRFIQEIPASLVLEVDHPRHKRRNAGGRQMQLF from the coding sequence ATGCGCTATATCGCTGACCTCCACATCCATTCCCCCTTCTCCCGAGCGACCAGCAAGGCCGGAAACCTGCAGGGCCTTGCCGCCTGGGCCAGGGTCAAGGGGATCCACCTGCTCGGCACCGGCGACTTCACCCATCCCGGCTGGTTCAGTCAGCTCAAGGAGCAGCTTGAGCCTGCCGAACCGGGGTTCTTCAAACTCAAGAATGAGGCGATCCCCCCGGCCCTGGTGCAGGCGACACCGGAAGCGCTGCCCAGCCGCTTCCTGCTCACCGCCGAGATCAGCTCCATTTACAAACGGCACGGCGCGGTACGCAAGGTCCACAACCTGCTCTATGTGCCGGATTTCGCCTCGGCGGAACGGATAAACTCCGTCCTGGCAGGCATCGGCAACATCGAGTCGGACGGCCGCCCCATCCTGGGCCTTGATTCCCGCGATCTGCTGGAAATCCTGCTCGAAAAAGCGCCGGAGGGATTCCTGGTTCCCGCCCACATCTGGACGCCGTGGTTCTCCCTGTTCGGCTCCCGCTCCGGCTTTAACACCATTGAGGAATGCTACGGCGATCTCAGCCCGCATGTCTTTGCCCTCGAAACCGGCCTTTCCTCGGACCCGGACATGAACCGGCTCATCCCTGCCCTGGACCGCTTCGCCCTGATCTCCAATTCCGATTGCCATTCTCCCGGGAAATTGGGCAGGGAGGCCAACATCTTCAATACCGGCTTCAGCTTTTCCGATCTGCGCGAAGCCCTGAAAAACCCCCTTACCGGCGGTTTTGCCGCCACGATAGAGTTCTACCCGGAAGAGGGGAAATACCATTGCGACGGCCACCGGAACTGCCAGGTCTGCCTTGAGCCCGTCGAAACCCGAAAGATCGGGGCAATCTGCCCGGTCTGCGGCAAACCCCTGACCGTGGGGGTGCTGCACCGGGTCATGGAGCTGGCCGAGCGGACAGAGCCGTACTACCCGCCGGGCTCGCCCGCGGTGCACAGCCTGATCCCGTTGCCCGAGGTGTTGGGCGAGATTCTCGGCGCCGGCCCTGCCACCAAGGGGGTCATGGCCCTCTACTCCAGGGTCATTGCCCGCTTTGGTTCGGAGTTCAACCTGCTGCTCAACACCCCGGGGGAGGAAATCAATCTCATGTCCCCGGTGCTGGGGGAGGCGGTGGCCCGCATCCGTACGGGCAAGGTGATCCGCACCCCTGGTTACGATGGCGAATTCGGGGTGATCCGCGTCTTTGCAAAAGGAGAGCGGGAGGAGTTGGCCGGCCAGATCAACCTGTTTACCGGGAAAAAGGCAAAGCACCCTGCTGCGAAAAAAGAACGCACCCCGCTGCCCCCCACAGAAAAGCCCTCTTCCGCGAGAGAAACACCCCTGCTCCCGAGAAAACCTAATCCGGAACAGCTGGCAGCCATCACCAACAGAGCCGCAAACATCCTGGTGGCTGCCGGACCGGGCACCGGCAAGACCTTTACCCTGGTGGCCAGGATCGAACATCTGCTCACCAAGGAGCATGCCCGTCCCGAAGAGATGGTGGCCATCACCTTCACCAACCGTGCTGCCAGTGAGATGCGCGCCCGTCTGGAGCGTGATCTCGGCGAGGGTGCCCGCCCCATCTTCGTCGGCACCTTCCATGCCTATTGCCTGTCTCTGTTGCGCAAAGAAACCCCCGACCTTGTGGTGGTCGGCGAGGAGGAGCGGGATTTTTACCTGCGCAAATCCTTCCCCGACTTCTCCCGGGCCGAACACCATATTCTCAAGAAACAGCTGGCCGGCTATGTCGACCAGATGAACCGGGGCATACTCCCCGCCGATGCCGAGCTGCCGGATCTCCTGGCGCGCTATCTTCCCTCGTGGATACCGAACAAGGCCATTGATCTTGATCTGGTCATTCCCTGCTGTGTGGAACGGTTTCGTAACGACCCCGACTTTGCCGCCGAGGTCACCGGCCGGGTGACCCATCTCTTTGTTGATGAATTTCAGGATCTCAACCACCCTCAGTACCAGCTGGTCCTCTTGCTCGGAAAACAAGCCCGGGTATTCGCCATCGGCGACCCCAACCAAGCCATCTACGGATTTCGCGGTAGCGACCTCACCCTGTTTCAACGGTTTCGCGAAAGGGCAGGCGTCACCACCCTGCCCCTGATCCGCAACTACCGCTCCGCCCCGGCCATTATCGATGGGGCCGCAGCCCTGATCCGCCGAAACCAGCAGAGCGGCGACACCCAACTTCTGGCCGAAAGCACCAGCCCGTCTCGCATCGAATGGCATCAGGCGCCAACTGCCCAGGCGGAGGCAGAATTTATCGCGCACCGTATCGAAGAGGGGCTGGGCGGCACCAGTAATCTTTCCCGGCATACAGCCCGAAGTGCCAATCAGGCCCAAGCCCGGAGCTTTGCCGATTTTGCCGTGCTCTACCGGTTGAGCCAGATGGCAGAACCCATTGCCGAAGCCTTGCACCACAAGGGCATCCCCTTCCAGCTTGTGGGCGGCACGCCATTCTTCTTGAAGCCCGGCCTGAAGGCCGCCACCCATTTCTTGCTGGCCAGCGCACCGGACGCGACCCTGAACGAACATCTCCAGTTACTGGCAGACCTTCCGGGGATCGGCGAAGCGACCCTCTCCCTCCTTGAACAAAAACTCCCCCTCCGTTGCCATGATTTTCCCGGCGCGGCGGCCACTCTCCCTCTTCCTGCCAACACAGCAAGGATCATCCGGGAGACAGGGGGAACCCTCACCAATTTCCGCAAAGCGGCGCAACAGGGGATTACCGACTCCCTGAGCGAGGCTTTGCCACGCATGGGTTTCGGCAATCCGCAGGACTTGGAGGTCAAGCGGTTGCTCCAGCTGGCCAATGCCTTCGGCAATGATCTCCAGGCATTTTGCGATCACCTCCGGCAAAACGCCCAGGCCACCATCTACGACGAACGGGCCGAAGGAGTTGCCCTCATGAGCATGCATGCGGCCAAGGGCTTGGAGTTCCCGGTGGTTTTTCTGGCCGGGCTTGAAGAGGATATCCTCCCCTGTACCATTGCCAACCGCCACAGCGATGTGGAAGAAGAACGCCGCCTCCTCTATGTGGCGATGACCAGAGCACAGGAAAGCCTGATCCTGAGCGGGGCTTTAAACCGCACCATCTTCAATCGCACCAGCAGCCACCGCCCCTCCCGGTTTATCCAAGAAATCCCCGCCTCCCTTGTGCTCGAGGTTGACCACCCCAGACACAAACGGCGCAATGCTGGCGGACGGCAGATGCAGCTTTTTTAG
- a CDS encoding acyl-CoA thioesterase, translating to MDMTQRIEAAETRITKAVFPNTTNHYATLFGGTALQWMDEAAFITATRFSRQKTVPVCSDRIDFKTPIPAGTFVELVGQVVKVGNTSIQVRVTVYLEQMYDETREKAIEGLFTFVAVDDAMRPIPVKK from the coding sequence ATGGACATGACCCAGAGAATCGAAGCCGCTGAAACCCGCATCACCAAAGCGGTTTTCCCCAACACCACCAACCACTACGCCACCCTGTTCGGCGGCACCGCCCTGCAATGGATGGACGAAGCGGCCTTTATCACCGCAACCCGATTTTCCCGGCAAAAAACCGTCCCGGTCTGCTCGGACCGCATCGATTTCAAGACCCCGATCCCGGCCGGCACCTTTGTCGAACTGGTCGGCCAGGTGGTCAAGGTCGGTAACACCAGCATCCAGGTCCGGGTGACCGTTTACCTCGAGCAGATGTACGATGAAACCAGAGAGAAAGCGATCGAGGGGCTTTTCACCTTTGTCGCGGTTGACGATGCGATGCGCCCGATTCCGGTGAAAAAATAA